The proteins below come from a single Nitrospirae bacterium YQR-1 genomic window:
- a CDS encoding diguanylate cyclase, producing the protein MKKELFANSLIDPYLNRTRILYVEDEDMIRESMARILRRRINTLFVGANGREGLELFKQQSPDIVITDIRMPQMNGIEMAQNIREIQEDVPIILTTAYNDEDYFLKAIEIGVVKYIKKPINSKDLFSVLVKVAKSISQQKEIDAKNEFIKTILDNNPAFLMITDVDDIFFLNKSFLHFLGYCTFEEFQAKGTNINRFLVAKDDAFYKNKNFTEWITEVIHGKESEYIVYMAGKEQLKSEAGAYLIRATQIPEIQHTDRYLITLTDISGIESERKMFQDLACKDPLTTIYNRKKFEDELEKEIVRTERYKTGLTLIIFDIDHFKSINDTYGHQAGDAVLVELTEIVSANVRKTDIFARYGGEEFVVITPETTLVGATELAEKLREMVQNYNFSHVGHVTCSFGVSEYLGSESAHTLIKKADYALYIAKNKGRNRVQVVEKEHSLVFNLPF; encoded by the coding sequence ATGAAAAAAGAACTTTTTGCAAACAGTTTAATTGACCCTTATTTAAACCGGACACGTATCCTTTACGTTGAAGATGAGGATATGATAAGGGAAAGTATGGCCCGTATTTTGAGACGACGGATTAATACCCTTTTTGTGGGCGCAAACGGAAGAGAAGGTCTGGAGCTTTTTAAACAGCAGAGTCCGGATATCGTGATTACCGACATAAGAATGCCCCAGATGAACGGCATTGAAATGGCACAAAACATCAGAGAAATACAAGAGGATGTACCCATTATACTGACTACCGCTTACAATGATGAGGACTATTTTCTTAAAGCAATTGAGATAGGGGTGGTAAAATACATAAAAAAACCAATAAACAGTAAAGACCTTTTTTCTGTTTTGGTAAAGGTTGCAAAAAGCATATCTCAACAAAAGGAAATAGACGCAAAAAACGAATTTATTAAAACCATTCTCGATAACAATCCGGCTTTTTTAATGATAACAGATGTGGATGATATTTTTTTTCTGAACAAATCATTTTTGCATTTTCTCGGATACTGTACGTTTGAGGAGTTTCAGGCTAAAGGGACAAACATAAACAGGTTCTTAGTAGCAAAGGATGACGCCTTTTATAAGAACAAAAACTTCACAGAATGGATAACAGAGGTAATTCACGGAAAAGAGAGTGAGTACATCGTGTATATGGCAGGGAAAGAACAGCTTAAAAGCGAAGCCGGAGCGTACTTAATAAGAGCAACACAAATACCGGAGATTCAACACACAGACAGATACCTTATAACCCTCACCGACATCTCAGGCATAGAAAGTGAAAGAAAAATGTTTCAGGATTTAGCCTGTAAAGATCCGCTTACTACTATTTATAACAGGAAAAAGTTTGAAGATGAGCTTGAAAAAGAAATAGTACGCACAGAGAGATATAAAACCGGTTTAACTTTAATAATATTTGATATAGACCACTTTAAGTCAATAAATGATACATACGGACATCAGGCCGGAGATGCGGTGTTAGTGGAACTGACTGAGATTGTTTCAGCAAATGTAAGGAAAACCGATATTTTTGCCCGTTACGGAGGTGAGGAGTTTGTAGTTATAACTCCTGAGACCACTTTGGTTGGTGCAACAGAGCTTGCCGAGAAGCTTCGTGAGATGGTTCAGAATTATAACTTTTCCCATGTCGGGCACGTTACATGCAGCTTTGGAGTTTCTGAGTACCTAGGCTCGGAATCAGCACATACACTTATAAAAAAGGCCGACTATGCACTGTACATTGCAAAGAACAAGGGCAGAAACCGTGTTCAGGTTGTAGAAAAAGAACATTCACTTGTTTTCAATTTACCTTTTTAG
- the ribD gene encoding bifunctional diaminohydroxyphosphoribosylaminopyrimidine deaminase/5-amino-6-(5-phosphoribosylamino)uracil reductase RibD, translating into MRRCLRLAARARGKTSPNPMVGALLYKDGKIISEAYHKKAGTPHAEPLAIDKAGEQAKGASLFVTLEPCCHSAKRTPPCTERIISAGIKDVCIAMLDPNPQVAGKGVEILNSSGIKTEVGIFEEEATALNEFYIKYITTRQPFVILKSAMTLDGKTATPDGLSKWISCERSRRLVHSLRSSVDAVLTASGTVKADNPKLTARIKGGKNPVRVVIDPELETPIDFNIMSTPPKTIFVTRKKVQREPHGDIEYLYYDSSKVDMNWLLTELGRREISSVLIEGGSSLAGYAVREGVVDKIMVFVAPKIVGGAGVYTPVGGKTFVALDIACQVYGMKSKKIGTDLLIEGYLKKIS; encoded by the coding sequence ATGAGAAGGTGTCTTAGGCTTGCAGCAAGGGCAAGGGGTAAAACAAGTCCTAATCCAATGGTAGGGGCATTGCTTTATAAGGATGGGAAGATAATATCGGAAGCTTATCACAAAAAAGCCGGCACCCCTCATGCTGAGCCATTGGCCATTGACAAGGCCGGTGAGCAGGCAAAAGGGGCCTCACTTTTTGTAACTCTTGAGCCATGCTGCCACAGCGCCAAGCGAACCCCTCCGTGCACAGAGCGTATAATATCCGCCGGAATTAAAGACGTCTGCATTGCCATGCTTGATCCAAACCCTCAGGTGGCAGGTAAGGGGGTTGAGATTTTAAACAGCTCAGGGATAAAGACTGAGGTCGGGATTTTTGAAGAAGAAGCCACAGCTCTTAATGAGTTCTACATAAAATATATAACTACAAGACAGCCGTTTGTAATTTTAAAATCCGCTATGACACTTGATGGTAAAACAGCCACACCGGATGGGCTTTCAAAGTGGATAAGTTGTGAACGCTCACGCCGTCTTGTGCACAGTTTAAGAAGTTCAGTTGATGCCGTCCTTACCGCTTCAGGTACTGTAAAAGCGGATAATCCAAAGCTGACGGCACGTATAAAAGGGGGTAAGAACCCGGTAAGAGTTGTAATTGACCCTGAGCTTGAGACTCCGATAGATTTTAATATTATGAGTACTCCTCCAAAAACAATCTTTGTTACCCGTAAGAAAGTACAAAGAGAGCCTCATGGTGACATAGAGTACTTGTACTATGACAGCAGCAAGGTGGATATGAACTGGCTGTTGACAGAGCTAGGCAGGCGTGAGATTTCGTCAGTTTTAATAGAAGGAGGTTCATCTCTTGCCGGTTATGCCGTAAGAGAGGGAGTTGTTGATAAGATAATGGTCTTTGTAGCTCCAAAAATAGTTGGCGGCGCCGGTGTTTATACTCCCGTAGGCGGCAAAACCTTCGTTGCTCTTGATATAGCCTGTCAGGTTTACGGCATGAAGAGCAAAAAGATCGGAACTGATTTACTTATTGAGGGGTATTTAAAAAAAATATCGTAA
- a CDS encoding DUF721 domain-containing protein — protein MITTASLFESLSNDLGIQDGFNLQRIKYRWDNIFKGAVADNTQPVFLQNGRLTVNVTSELWLKELHFYKGTIVSKLQDFKLNDIKFRVSQIHEGKRKSDVNANNCPTVLRESDNEYIEEITAVIADLQLRQCFASCIKKAILRDLSKK, from the coding sequence ATGATAACAACCGCATCTTTGTTTGAGTCTCTGAGCAATGATCTGGGAATACAGGACGGCTTTAATTTACAGAGGATAAAATACAGATGGGACAATATATTTAAAGGTGCCGTTGCCGATAATACGCAGCCTGTTTTTTTACAAAATGGCCGCCTCACTGTCAATGTAACCTCTGAGCTTTGGCTTAAAGAACTGCACTTTTATAAAGGCACAATAGTTTCAAAGCTTCAGGACTTTAAACTAAATGACATAAAATTTCGTGTTAGCCAAATCCATGAGGGTAAGCGCAAAAGCGATGTAAATGCTAACAATTGCCCGACAGTTCTGAGAGAAAGTGATAATGAGTATATAGAGGAAATAACCGCCGTCATTGCCGACCTGCAACTAAGACAATGCTTTGCAAGCTGCATTAAAAAGGCGATTTTAAGAGATCTAAGTAAAAAATGA
- a CDS encoding PAS domain S-box protein: MLKKRILVVEDETIIAKDIKRSLELLGYEVTGAVPSGAEAISSLNRSGADLVLMDIMLQGELDGIETADIIKLRFDIPVVYLTAYADEEMLERAKITEPFGYMLKPFEDRELRTTIEMALYKHKLQTRLKESEQWLSTVLMSIGDAIIATDREGCIVFMNPVAEQLTGHNKEKALGRHITSVFNPEGQESGLGHFHNVNLCKVKVQMRDRVVITKTGDKIYINGCISPITNENGSVEGTVIAFHDITEKKLYEETINNQRESFISVLLHDLKTPVIAIKGYANRYLDGKVKTDKEKADVVKIINDASGDILDVIEVTSHSLKNKYTTMTFNPKEIKYNEILASVLMNYMPEMERRGIQLTVNGHPGMLSLGDVSVSVMADLYQVKTMTENLIGNAIKYASKTININLKKSGHELLLSVEDDGRGIEQCYHEKIFDEYFQAPESLKGTGLGLYSVKRVVEKHKGTISLTSFVNKGTCFNVKIPCIK, from the coding sequence ATGTTGAAAAAAAGAATTCTTGTAGTTGAAGATGAAACAATAATAGCAAAAGACATTAAGAGAAGCCTTGAGTTGTTAGGCTATGAGGTTACCGGCGCTGTGCCCTCAGGGGCGGAGGCGATAAGCAGCTTAAACCGCAGCGGTGCTGACCTCGTTCTTATGGATATAATGCTTCAGGGGGAGCTTGACGGCATCGAAACGGCTGACATAATAAAACTCCGGTTTGATATTCCGGTGGTATATCTTACTGCTTATGCCGATGAGGAAATGCTTGAGCGTGCAAAAATTACCGAGCCCTTTGGGTATATGCTTAAACCGTTTGAAGACAGAGAACTTCGCACCACAATAGAGATGGCCCTCTACAAACACAAACTTCAAACTCGTCTTAAGGAAAGCGAGCAATGGCTCTCCACGGTACTAATGAGTATCGGGGATGCCATCATAGCCACAGACAGAGAGGGCTGTATTGTGTTTATGAATCCTGTGGCTGAGCAACTGACAGGCCATAATAAAGAGAAAGCTCTGGGCAGGCATATAACTTCAGTGTTTAATCCGGAGGGGCAGGAAAGTGGCCTTGGGCATTTTCATAATGTGAACCTGTGTAAGGTAAAGGTACAGATGAGGGACAGGGTTGTCATAACTAAGACCGGAGATAAGATTTATATTAACGGCTGCATATCACCCATAACGAATGAAAATGGTTCTGTAGAGGGAACGGTTATAGCATTTCATGATATTACAGAAAAAAAACTCTACGAGGAGACTATAAATAACCAGAGGGAAAGTTTTATCTCGGTTCTTCTTCATGACTTAAAAACCCCTGTGATTGCCATCAAGGGCTATGCAAACAGGTATCTTGACGGTAAAGTTAAAACTGATAAAGAAAAAGCAGATGTTGTGAAAATCATAAATGACGCTTCCGGAGATATTTTGGATGTAATTGAGGTGACCTCTCATTCACTTAAAAACAAATACACCACAATGACTTTTAATCCAAAAGAAATAAAATATAACGAAATATTGGCGTCTGTTTTGATGAATTATATGCCGGAGATGGAAAGACGAGGTATTCAGTTGACTGTTAACGGCCACCCCGGCATGTTGAGCCTTGGGGATGTTTCAGTTTCGGTTATGGCTGATTTGTATCAGGTTAAAACCATGACGGAGAATCTTATCGGAAACGCCATAAAATATGCAAGCAAAACAATAAATATAAATTTAAAGAAATCCGGACATGAGCTGCTACTGTCGGTAGAGGATGACGGCAGGGGTATTGAGCAATGTTACCATGAAAAGATTTTTGATGAGTATTTTCAGGCGCCGGAGAGCTTAAAAGGCACAGGGCTTGGTCTTTACAGTGTAAAGAGGGTTGTTGAAAAACACAAAGGGACAATATCACTTACATCTTTTGTTAATAAGGGCACGTGCTTTAATGTAAAAATCCCGTGTATTAAATGA
- the rpmB gene encoding 50S ribosomal protein L28, protein MAACSVCGKIKTVGNNVSHANNKTKRWFKPNLQKVKAKTDKGPMKIVVCTRCLRSGFVTKAI, encoded by the coding sequence GTGGCAGCATGTAGTGTTTGTGGCAAAATAAAGACTGTTGGTAACAATGTAAGCCATGCAAATAATAAAACCAAACGGTGGTTTAAACCAAATCTTCAGAAAGTAAAGGCTAAAACCGACAAGGGACCTATGAAAATTGTCGTCTGCACAAGATGTTTACGTTCCGGATTCGTTACAAAGGCAATATAG